A region of uncultured Anaeromusa sp. DNA encodes the following proteins:
- the glmU gene encoding bifunctional UDP-N-acetylglucosamine diphosphorylase/glucosamine-1-phosphate N-acetyltransferase GlmU, translated as MGELVAVILAAGKGTRMRSALPKVLHKVGGKPMVQHVLDAARKAGCSRSVAIIGFGSEKVQTLLEGQAETVLQEEQLGTGHAVLQAQELLEGHRGSVIVLCGDTPLVTEKMLQQLCEAHASAGAAATVLTAIMPDPTGYGRVIRNAAGDVVKIVEQKDANADELAVNEINTGMYCFDSASLFQALQQVDCQNQQGEYYLTDVIGILGGQGKRVWAYSTEDHEATLGINSRQQLAQAEKILRWRKVNELMVAGVTVMDPDSTFVDADVSVGADTVLYPFTWLEGKTVIGGNCTIGPNTRLTDVQVGDGSTVHFTYAHECALAEGVTVGPYVHLRPHTELQAGVKVGNFVEVKNSVVGPGSKLPHLSYIGDTDMGGGVNIGCGTITVNYDGKKKHRTTIEDEAFVGCNSNLVAPVTVGAGAYVAAGSTITKDIPASALGVARARQANIDGWAAKRK; from the coding sequence ATGGGGGAATTGGTAGCTGTAATTTTGGCAGCTGGCAAGGGGACACGGATGAGATCGGCTTTGCCAAAGGTTTTGCACAAAGTGGGCGGCAAACCTATGGTGCAGCATGTGCTGGATGCAGCTCGCAAGGCTGGTTGTTCGCGCAGCGTAGCTATTATCGGGTTCGGTAGTGAAAAAGTGCAGACTTTGCTTGAAGGTCAGGCGGAAACGGTACTGCAAGAAGAACAATTGGGAACCGGTCATGCAGTATTACAGGCGCAGGAGCTGTTGGAAGGGCACCGCGGTTCGGTGATTGTCCTGTGCGGTGATACACCATTGGTTACAGAAAAGATGTTGCAGCAGCTTTGTGAAGCACATGCATCTGCTGGAGCGGCAGCAACAGTTTTAACGGCCATTATGCCAGACCCAACCGGCTATGGACGAGTGATTCGCAATGCAGCTGGCGATGTGGTAAAAATTGTCGAACAAAAAGATGCGAATGCGGACGAATTGGCAGTGAATGAAATCAATACAGGCATGTATTGCTTCGATAGCGCTTCTTTGTTTCAGGCGTTGCAGCAGGTGGATTGCCAGAATCAGCAAGGAGAATATTACCTGACTGATGTCATTGGCATCTTAGGCGGCCAAGGCAAACGCGTCTGGGCTTATAGCACAGAGGATCATGAAGCGACGCTTGGTATTAATTCACGGCAGCAACTGGCGCAAGCGGAAAAAATTCTGCGCTGGCGCAAAGTGAATGAGCTGATGGTCGCCGGCGTGACTGTGATGGATCCGGACAGCACCTTTGTGGACGCCGATGTCAGTGTTGGCGCGGATACAGTATTGTACCCTTTTACCTGGCTGGAAGGGAAAACGGTCATTGGCGGCAATTGTACCATTGGCCCTAATACGCGGTTGACGGATGTGCAAGTTGGCGATGGCAGTACGGTGCACTTCACCTATGCGCATGAATGCGCGTTGGCTGAAGGCGTGACAGTGGGGCCTTATGTGCATCTGCGTCCTCATACAGAGCTGCAAGCAGGCGTTAAAGTGGGGAACTTTGTGGAAGTGAAAAACTCGGTTGTTGGACCTGGCAGCAAGTTGCCGCATTTAAGTTATATTGGTGATACTGATATGGGAGGCGGCGTAAATATCGGCTGCGGGACGATTACCGTAAATTACGACGGTAAGAAGAAACATCGTACGACGATTGAAGACGAGGCCTTTGTCGGCTGCAACAGCAACCTGGTGGCGCCGGTGACGGTAGGTGCTGGTGCCTATGTGGCGGCAGGCTCTACGATTACAAAAGACATTCCTGCCAGTGCTCTGGGCGTGGCCCGAGCGCGACAGGCGAATATTGACGGTTGGGCGGCAAAACGTAAATAG
- the purR gene encoding pur operon repressor, which produces MEKVRRIERVVALTKLLVDMPSRLFPLSYFSERFGTAKSTLSEDMVTIKQALQQFGLGTLETVAGAAGGVRFLPRREGEREQAVLQELAFRLKEPERIIAGGFLYMTDLLFQPALMAQIGEVFMTRLAHLRPDYIMTVETKGIPLAFMTARAFDLPLVIVRQGSKVTEGPSVSINYVSGSTRRIQTMSLPKRALPVGARVLLIDDFMKAGGTAKGMADLAMEVGAEVVGTGVLIATAEPQRKLVEGYTSLLMLHEVDEWSKKIDIRPIE; this is translated from the coding sequence GTGGAAAAAGTACGGAGGATTGAGAGGGTGGTGGCATTAACCAAGCTTCTCGTGGATATGCCAAGCCGTCTTTTCCCGTTGAGCTATTTTAGTGAGCGCTTTGGCACTGCCAAATCAACGCTGAGCGAGGATATGGTGACCATCAAGCAGGCCTTGCAGCAGTTTGGGTTGGGCACGTTGGAAACCGTTGCTGGCGCAGCCGGAGGCGTGCGATTTTTACCTCGTCGCGAAGGAGAGCGAGAACAGGCTGTTTTGCAGGAACTGGCGTTCCGGTTAAAAGAACCGGAACGCATCATTGCAGGCGGCTTTTTGTATATGACTGATTTGTTGTTTCAACCGGCGCTGATGGCACAGATCGGGGAAGTGTTCATGACTAGACTGGCTCATTTGCGGCCGGATTATATTATGACGGTAGAGACAAAGGGCATTCCACTGGCCTTTATGACTGCCAGGGCGTTTGATCTGCCGTTGGTCATTGTGCGTCAAGGCAGCAAAGTGACCGAAGGACCTTCGGTGAGTATCAACTATGTCAGTGGCTCGACACGGCGCATTCAGACCATGTCGCTGCCTAAGCGCGCCTTGCCTGTAGGGGCGCGCGTGCTTCTGATCGACGATTTTATGAAAGCTGGCGGTACGGCCAAAGGCATGGCTGATTTGGCGATGGAAGTAGGGGCTGAGGTGGTTGGTACGGGCGTATTGATTGCCACTGCCGAGCCGCAGCGCAAGCTAGTGGAAGGATATACAAGTCTGCTAATGCTTCATGAAGTAGACGAGTGGAGTAAGAAAATTGATATTCGCCCAATTGAATGA
- a CDS encoding polysaccharide deacetylase family protein, with translation MEGLFWRMEDLAGWLTALIVLGLVLEYKGWGKKRLRHGGLMLAGLAFVALIGTFACAILPEADFFYTVCSQKGTSDKLVALTFDDGPDAVFTPQVLQILREYGVTATFFLLGQNVERYPDLVACLAMEGHQLGNHTFRHSDLLKASRKELAEELDHTNQVIFAAAGVKPTVFRPPHGFRDAAVLHAVSQRGMRIIDWSVMSWDWERIDSESIARRTLEQVKPGAIILLHDGEGLSSKADRSQTVAALRRIIPELQAQGYHFVTVETLLGRSGEVR, from the coding sequence GTGGAAGGTTTATTTTGGCGCATGGAGGATTTGGCCGGTTGGTTGACTGCGCTTATCGTACTTGGCTTGGTTTTGGAGTATAAAGGCTGGGGGAAAAAGCGGTTGCGCCATGGCGGTCTCATGTTGGCAGGCCTGGCTTTCGTCGCTCTTATAGGTACGTTCGCTTGTGCTATTTTGCCGGAGGCAGACTTTTTTTATACAGTTTGCTCGCAAAAAGGAACATCCGACAAGTTAGTGGCTTTGACCTTTGATGACGGGCCGGATGCAGTCTTTACGCCGCAGGTGTTGCAAATTCTTCGGGAATATGGCGTAACAGCTACCTTTTTCCTTTTGGGGCAGAATGTAGAGCGTTATCCAGATCTTGTGGCTTGCTTGGCCATGGAGGGCCATCAACTGGGAAACCATACGTTTCGTCACTCGGACTTGCTAAAAGCCAGCCGGAAAGAGTTGGCAGAAGAGTTAGATCATACCAATCAGGTGATTTTTGCGGCTGCCGGGGTCAAACCGACGGTCTTTCGTCCACCCCATGGTTTTCGTGACGCTGCTGTCCTGCATGCTGTCAGTCAACGGGGGATGCGTATTATTGATTGGTCAGTTATGAGCTGGGACTGGGAGCGAATTGATTCGGAAAGCATCGCTAGGCGTACGTTGGAACAGGTCAAACCGGGGGCGATTATTTTGCTGCATGACGGCGAAGGCTTGAGTAGTAAAGCAGATCGTTCACAGACCGTGGCGGCGCTGCGACGTATTATTCCAGAGCTGCAGGCGCAAGGCTATCATTTTGTGACAGTAGAAACTTTATTAGGTCGATCGGGGGAAGTACGTTGA
- a CDS encoding GntR family transcriptional regulator — MERRLLPVKLDSYQPLREVVCETLREAIISGVLRPGERLMEIQLAEELGVSRTPVREAIRKLELEGFVIMIPRRGTYVADLSIKDINEVFEVRSALDSLANGLAAERITEEELEQMERLLVQIGACVDNGNMEKIVELDGQFHDILYRASRNDRLVGIINNLREQLTRFRTISMAYPGRLKKTIEEHTQLVEAIAARDVDLAQQLAVEHMANSEQTLLQDINERRQQQNKER; from the coding sequence ATGGAACGGAGATTGTTGCCGGTAAAATTAGATAGCTACCAGCCCTTGCGGGAAGTGGTGTGCGAAACCTTACGGGAAGCGATTATTAGCGGTGTGCTGCGTCCTGGAGAACGTTTGATGGAAATTCAACTGGCGGAGGAGCTTGGCGTTAGCCGGACTCCTGTGCGCGAAGCGATTCGTAAGTTGGAATTGGAAGGCTTTGTGATTATGATCCCGCGCCGGGGTACCTATGTAGCAGATTTGTCTATCAAAGACATCAATGAGGTATTTGAAGTGCGTTCAGCACTGGATTCGTTGGCCAATGGACTAGCGGCGGAACGCATTACTGAGGAAGAGTTGGAGCAGATGGAGCGCTTGTTGGTGCAGATCGGTGCATGCGTAGATAATGGAAATATGGAAAAAATTGTGGAATTGGACGGTCAGTTTCATGATATTTTATACCGCGCCAGCCGCAATGATCGGCTAGTTGGCATTATCAACAACTTGCGGGAACAGCTGACACGTTTTCGGACTATCTCCATGGCCTATCCGGGGCGTTTGAAAAAGACGATCGAAGAGCATACGCAGTTGGTGGAAGCTATTGCAGCGCGCGACGTGGATTTGGCGCAGCAATTGGCAGTAGAGCATATGGCTAACTCGGAGCAGACTCTGTTGCAGGATATCAACGAGCGTAGGCAGCAGCAAAATAAAGAACGGTAA
- a CDS encoding ribose-phosphate pyrophosphokinase gives MVLQGSEDICLFAGNSHPELAHEMASYMGIKVGDAFVGHFNNGETQVMIDQSVRGKSVFIVQPTCGPNINDHVMELLIMVDAVKRASARSVTAVVPYYAYARQDRKTRGREPISAKLMANLLTTAGVDRIITMDLHAGQIQGFFDIPLDHLPGVPILADYLKTKNLQDLVVVSPDLGGVTRARQLADRLHAPIAIIEKRRPMPGVAEVMNLIGNIDGKNAVMVDDIVDTAGSLTEGSRALQRLGAKSVLACCTHAVLSPPAVQRIKDSNIEELIITNTIPLPPEKKLDKIKVLSVAPMFGEAMIRIYKQLSVSSLFD, from the coding sequence ATGGTATTGCAAGGCAGTGAGGACATTTGTTTGTTTGCGGGGAATTCCCATCCGGAGCTGGCCCATGAAATGGCTAGCTATATGGGGATTAAGGTAGGGGATGCCTTTGTAGGGCATTTTAACAATGGAGAAACGCAGGTCATGATTGACCAGAGCGTTCGCGGTAAATCGGTTTTTATTGTGCAGCCTACTTGTGGACCCAATATTAACGATCATGTCATGGAACTGCTCATTATGGTGGATGCGGTGAAACGCGCCTCGGCTCGCTCAGTAACGGCGGTTGTGCCGTACTATGCATATGCTAGACAGGATCGCAAAACCAGAGGTCGGGAACCAATTTCGGCTAAATTGATGGCCAATTTGCTTACGACAGCCGGAGTGGACCGGATCATTACCATGGATCTTCATGCTGGGCAAATCCAGGGATTTTTTGATATTCCCTTGGATCATTTACCAGGGGTGCCGATTTTGGCCGATTATTTGAAAACGAAAAATTTACAAGACTTGGTAGTTGTTTCACCAGACCTGGGCGGGGTAACGCGGGCGCGCCAGTTGGCAGACCGCTTGCATGCGCCGATTGCTATTATTGAAAAGCGTCGTCCGATGCCAGGCGTGGCGGAAGTGATGAATCTGATAGGCAATATTGATGGCAAAAATGCAGTCATGGTTGACGATATTGTCGATACGGCCGGCTCGCTGACGGAAGGATCCAGAGCGCTGCAACGATTGGGAGCCAAGTCGGTTTTGGCTTGTTGCACTCATGCCGTGCTGAGCCCGCCGGCTGTACAGCGCATTAAGGACTCTAATATTGAGGAACTGATTATTACCAATACGATTCCTTTGCCGCCGGAAAAGAAATTGGATAAGATCAAAGTGCTGTCAGTGGCGCCTATGTTTGGGGAAGCCATGATTCGTATTTACAAGCAGCTTTCGGTCAGCTCCTTGTTTGACTGA